A portion of the Lolium rigidum isolate FL_2022 chromosome 1, APGP_CSIRO_Lrig_0.1, whole genome shotgun sequence genome contains these proteins:
- the LOC124656958 gene encoding uncharacterized protein LOC124656958 — MAFHLRSISLPSRPQANEAEVEQELLSLGASISSSTTISTRCDGLRRLADIYNAVEEIVGLPSNQVGKMLDGEMECSLELLDLCNTMQEIFVEMKAIIQELQVALRKGDDAAAQAKIQSYSRLAKKAKKHFKKTTKKVTSVGCRTVMLLTKAREISVSLLESSFHLLSKEIEMPKQSLVSKAFYKKKAVVCEEEQLQALECSIGDLENGAGHLFRKLVQIRVSVLNILSS; from the coding sequence ATGGCATTCCACCTAAGATCGATAAGTTTGCCTTCAAGGCCTCAGGCCAACGAGGCTGAAGTCGAGCAAGAGCTGCTAAGCCTAGGGGCAAGcatctcttcctccaccaccatcaGCACGAGATGTGATGGTCTGAGGAGGCTTGCGGACATCTACAATGCTGTTGAAGAGATTGTTGGCCTGCCAAGCAACCAAGTCGGGAAGATGTTGGATGGAGAGATGGAATGCTCTCTTGAGCTGTTGGATCTCTGTAACACCATGCAAGAGATCTTCGTGGAGATGAAAGCCATTATTCAAGAGTTGCAAGTGGCTCTAAGAAAAGGAGATGATGCAGCTGCGCAAGCCAAGATCCAGTCTTATTCTCGTTTGGCGAAGAAGGCCAAGAAACATTTCAAGAAGACCACGAAGAAGGTTACTTCTGTGGGTTGCAGGACGGTCATGCTATTGACCAAGGCTAGAGAGATATCTGTATCTCTGCTGGAGTCCTCATTCCATCTCTTGTCGAAGGAAATCGAGATGCCTAAACAGTCACTAGTCTCTAAAGCATTTTATAAGAAGAAGGCAGTTGTTTGCGAGGAGGAGCAATTGCAGGCACTAGAGTGCAGTATTGGAGATCTTGAGAATGGGGCAGGACATCTGTTCAGGAAATTAGTCCAGATCAGGGTTTCTGTCCTAAACATTCTTAGCTCATAG